TTGCAGGTACGGAAGGTAATGTAGATTAACAAATTACTGGCCAAAAGATAAAAGCCAAGAATCCTAGAAAAGTGAACAACTCCACATCATTAATAAACAATTCTGTTATCTAAAGCTCAAAGCCGAAACAGAACTCATACTCGTGGAGAATGTGAGTGACCGAGTTATGTACCTGATAGAGCATCCCTCAGAGTACCATTTGGTACAAACTCATATACCAGCAGTTGTTCACCTTGATCAAAACAAAAACCCACTAGGCTGACAAGGTTCTTGTGATGTACCCTTGATAAAAGTTCAATCTCAGTTCTAAATTCTGGTCCACCCTGCACAGATTCTTTTTGAGCTCTTTTAATTGCAATCAATTTACCCATTTGAAGACTTCCCCTATATACCTGTAACATGCCGGTATATTAAACTTTTGAGGATATATTTATTACAAGGAACAACAAATAAATTAGTTTGTTTACAACGAATAAAGAGGGAGAAAAGAAGAGGCCAAGACGTAAAGTGATTTTACTTTGTTTAGATAGCAGGGATGTAAAGTTCAGGACAATTGGCTGCTGCTCCAAAACTGGCAGACTGGCTAGTATAAATTGGATCAAATTTaaactaattaataaatattaagagACAGTTAATGAACCTTTCCGTAACCCCCGGATCCAATCTCATTCACTTCTGAGAAGTTGTTGGTATATTTCTTAAGCTCTTCGAACGAGAACCATTTTGCCCCTTTCAGCTGAGGAACATCACCCCGGGCCTTGTCTGTATCCCATTGTGCTGCGTTTGTGTAACAATATAATTAACTTATGATGCTCCATCTCTTTTACTATAAGCTGCTGAAATCAAAGCATACGCTGATCTTACCAAAAGGGTTATTTCCAATAGCTCTATTTGCTCTTTTCTTTTGACGGAAAGCATAAAATCCAGCAAGGACCAAACATAACAAAAGGATGAAGCCAGCAACTGCTGCCCCAGTAATAATGCCTCTGCTTGATGACTTGCTTTGTTCAAGAGATACTTCATGGTAAAAGcacagagagaaagagagtcaAGGTGCAAGCATTGAATTCAAAATTTTATCATATGTTTAGTTCAATTGGAAACTTGTATCTTTTAGTAGTACCTGCATAGTTGTCATAGTTATCACCAATAAAAGCATAGGGTCCATACATCTGTGGAGCTTTAAAAATCTGGTTGCTAAGCAAAAATGCAATACCAGTAATTCCTGTTCGATTGAAACGATCTTCGCCTGAAGGGAAGATTTCTGTGGTCACGTTAAGATATGCCAATGAATCCATTGTGGGATCGCTTACAGAGACTGTACCCACTGGCATTTTATTGGACTCGAAAGTACTTATGAGTCCCTCCTCAAGGGCCATTAGATAGCTTGAATTGCTTAAGTCTGAGAAGGAAATACTTCTAAAGATAAATGTTCCCCTGTACGGATAAGCACAACTGCAACGAGGGCTGGAAACTTGGCCTGAACTGCAGAGAATTGGTTTACATTTAACAGGTGGCACTGAATAAGAGGTATCAGGATCAGGGACCAGACAGTAATTGTCTGCCTCTCCCGTTTCTGGGCAAACTGGGTTATTCGTGAGTctgtagaaaaatatataaaatatcagATGAGCTAATAATACAATATTAACCACAAGCCTAGAACAATAAAAGAATTCATCTAATGTTGATGTTTTATATAGTTAGTTCCACAATTCCATAATTTCCTAGAAGTAGCTAAAATATTTAAGGAATGTGGCCTACATCAAAGTAATGTTGCCTTCTATGACTCTTGGTGCCTCACTAATTTGATTATTCTGCATATCTACTAGCTTCAGCTGGCTACTATACCTGGCTCCCAGATTCAATGCTCCGTTAAGCTGGTTTTCTCGTAGTACCCTGTCACCACCACAAGTCAGGTAAATTACCTTATATACAATAATATACACTATGGTCCTTGCACTGGCCCCAGAAATTTAAGAAAACACAGTTtgttttattcaaaaatcacaacaTTCTTTCTCTAAATTGGGATCTTAAGATTTAAGGAGAGAACTCACACAGTCTCTAAATTGGGGAGGCTAAACAGAGAAACAGGAACTGGCCCTTGAAGTTGTGTGCCTTCCATTATTCTGTCAAGAATATCATCAGATACAATGTCTACCAAGGCTGTAACTTCTTCAGGAATCTCAAAAATTGAATCCGGGTTTTGCACACacagagagagcgagagagaacTTACATTGTTGTCAAAGACTGTAAtgataataaccattcaggaaaAGCCGATGTATCAAAACTATTATTGCTCATATCCCTGATATTATTTCAACATTAAAGAAAAAAGTGTATTCATTAGGATCGGGTGTGACAGATTGCATTTCTTTGGGAATTACTCCTATCAAATTGTCGGCTTGGCCTGGTACTAGCTGTGactaattaaattatttagtACTTACACATAAGTAAGGAATTTCATGCTGCTGAGGTTGGGCACAGAACCGGACAGTTTATTGTTGGACAACAGCCTGAAGAAGCCAACAACTGAAATCTTTAGAGTGGCATTCTCATGAAAAACAGTATTACTCCTAAAACAAGCTAAAGCATAGTTGGATTATTTGTTCGGTCTCCTTACAGGTCAGTGACATTTATAAGATTGGTGATGTTGGAAGGCACTGCTCCTAGTAATATGTTTCTATCCAGGCGCCTGTTGGCAAAGTAGGACATAAGTAACTCGAAATCAAGTCCACAGAAACTTGAAACCAGGTAACATCTATTTTGAAATTACTAAGTCTTGAGAATGCAAGTAGATACTCACACCACCACCAAAGTTTGGACAAGTCCAATAGTTTCAGGAATTGCACCCGTTAGTTTGTTGCTGTCCAGAAGCCTGGCAAGTGGCAAGAAAAATGTCGGAATGCTTAGATTGGCAATGATCACTCAATGCTATTCTGTTTTATATTATTTTGCTTCTTTGATTACATGCACTGCTTTTAACAATGGAATCCGTAAAATATATCACTGAGATCAACAAATATACAATTCAAAGAGCTAGACCCCTAACTATGTAATCTAGAGGTATAAATTAATCAAAAGGGGAAAACAGAGTAACAATGAATTATGATAATACAATTTAATATGCAATTTAATTCACTTGCTAATTTTATTTACCACATATGGTAAGAAAATCAATCCGCACAACTTTTATCAAAAGAAGTAGGgatgttaaaaaataattaaaagcaATACAAGGACTTACACATGTTGCAGAGTCATATTTGAGTTGAAAAGCTGACTGGGAATACCACCGGAGAGTTTGTTGTTCCCAAGATGACTGTACATGGTCAATGGTCAATGATTTTGAAACAGCACAAATCCATGTAAGCAAAAACTTATAAAGCTTAAAattttaacaataaataaataaaaacaggtCACATACAAATGCTTCGCACCAACAAGCTTATCAAGACCAGGTGTAGTTCCATTAGAGACTGGGATGGATCCTTCGAGCTGGTTCTCCGATAGATCTAGCCAACGAAGGTTAGAAAGGTAACCAATTGAGTTTGGAATCCATCCACTGAACTTATTAGAATTCAAAGCTCTACAACCAAAAGCAACAATAACTTTTTCAGGTGCTGAAACTTCAGAATTTCATAGAACAAATATCACAAAATCAGGAAATGAAATATAGCCATTGCAAAGGAATAGGATGCAATTGTTCAAAGCAGTACCACATTAGAAGTAATCCAATGTGAAAATCCTTACAGAAAAGTTAGCTGCTGTAGATTTCCTATTGAGTCTGGAATAGGACCATAAAAATTGCAATCAATCAGAGCTCTGCTATGAAAGTAAGAAGTCCAGGAATTAGATatgacttttatttatttattttaaacaacCCACGTTGAGTTTCAAGTTTTGAATTCAATTTCTTACAaggtttctaatttttttagaTTCCCAATTGATGGCAGTAGCATTCCTCCCAGGTCCTTGTTATAAGAAAGATCCCTTTGCAAAGAAACACCAGTCAGGAATGTTCCCAAAGAAACCAATCAAATACAACAAGGTAAAAACTCAACATCTTGGAAGTTGAAAAAAAAAGTTCAGCACTATCAATCCAATAATAAATCCCACTGAAATGCTTCAGGAGATGCATGGCTCGTAATTATTCATAAAAACGTGTTAGTGTGATGCATAATTGTTTCATTACCAATGATTaaccattttatttttattcagcAAAAAGAATGTTACCAATCATTTGAGAGCTCTAAAAGTAGAAAAGACTGAAAACAGAACACCTACAGAGACCGAAGCTCAGATAGTTGCTCGATATTGTCAGATAGAGTACCCACCAGGTTCATACTTGGTAGTATtctaaaatcaaaagaaaatctTGTTAATGTCAAAGAATTTATTGCAAACATCTTTTCATTCATACCAAAACTTACATCTTGGTTACACGTGAGCCAGAACACCAAACTCCTTGCCAATTTTCTCCACAAGGATCTTGACCCCCCCAATTCATTGATAAATTCTCCCAACTTCTCATGAGAGACAGCAATGCATTGTCTGTACAGAGATAATGATtatgaaatagatatatgatttaCCACTAAAACAACCATTTCCTTCCATAATAATACAGAAAAGATGTTCAGGATATTGAAAAGACTGATTAATTTGTCTTTTAATTCAATAAGATTTGAGAAATCATATTTCGGATTACCACTACATGAGACACAATAAATAAGTCAATATTCTTCAAGCATTAAGCATACAGAGATTAGAGAATAATGTTTTAAATTTATCATGACTGAAACTATTTGTGCAAGCACCAAGTTGCCAACAAGCTTGAGGTGCAAAGAAAGCTGAATAATAAAACCACAGGTCTGTAATACATATACATACAAAACAATAGAGTGAAtttacatgaaaaaaaaaactgtgTATTTCATATgcatatttgaatttgaatagaACTTACAGTCTTCAGGGTCTGTGTCTCCTGCTACATGTAACAACTGGTTCAAAGCAAGCAGCACAAACACCAGAGCTCTTTGAACCATTGTCCAAAACAGACGAGGCTTTAGAAACTCCTCACAATTTTGGCAACAGCCTAACATCAAACAAAGATATCCTCAACTGATGTTTTTATCAATAGAGCAAGCAAGTAAAATGAAAACTTTAAGGAAACCAAGACTCAAACCTGTGTATGAAAGTTTGAAACAAAGCTAGTTAAGCATCAAAAGACTTGAGCAGAACTTGTTAACTCATGTAAACAACCACCATGTATCAAAAGATCAAACTTTGAGAAAATAACTTGAAAAATAAAAGGACtacttttttcatttttttttcttttattgttgTTGATCAAGGTAAAGCCTGAGCTGGTAGAAACTTCCAAAAGAAAAACATAGACGGCAGAGATAACTTTTAAGTTGCTTAGAAGGTGTTTCTTATTCATAAACTATTTTGTTCCCAAGATGTCATTTTTGTTTCTTCTTACTAGGATTTTGCTCCACCATTATGAtaattatatatctatatatatatatttatggggaGAGATAGAGTATATACCCACTCACATGAAACATATACTACCTAAAAAGGCATTTTGAAGGTTTCCCAACAGACAAACACAAATGGGTCTTTTGCCATTTCTTGTTATACTCAGAAAGCTACCAATGCAAAACAAGGTAACATACAGCTTTTTATCCATCTACAGAATACACAAAGAGAGACAAGAAAAGAACATAATTTTGGAAACACTTGAAAcaacagttttttatttaattaataaaaaatttgacaattaaatataaaatatgtttggtaactttatttttatttattatttttttaaattttaattaaaatttattaaattttaaaaataaaatttttctattttcaaattttttttaaaaagttttaaatttttttttctccAAATCAACTtattatattgttaaacaaaaaataaaaataaaaattacctaacgcatttattattttttatttttgaaaacaaaaataattaccaGAAATGtttttatttacatatttttattttttaaaaataaaaaaacaaaaataaaataatatttctatttttatgtttaatttttacaACAGCCCAAATTTATATAATGGGCACATTTGGTAACCTGTAAATAAAcagttttttattaaataattaaaattttggaAACAAATGGTGAAAACGTGTTCGGTAAGTCgctttcactttttattttttttaattttaattaaaatttataaaattttgaaaacaacaatttttcactttcaaattttttctaattttgtttTAAACATTTCAATTTTGGAGAACTTTTTCTTGCATTTCTTCGATCATGGCGACCAACAATAATGACAGAAGGAATCAGAGAAAGTGTGTATTGTATTCCTTGAGAAGTAATGGTACACTGTACTAGCTTTATATATTACACGTGAAAGGAAATAAAGAGCCACTTGGCAATACAACAATGAAAGAGAAAATATTTACCAATAGCAAAGAGATAACAGTAAAAGGGAAATGAAATATTCTATTGTTTAACACCCCCCGCAAACACACGGTACTTGGAAGAACTATGAGTTTGGTTCTCAACTCTTGAAACCGTGAAGTGAGTAGAGGTTTGGTGAGACAATCGGCCACTTGGTCATCGGACGGAGTGAAACAGAGCTGGAGATGACCACGTTTGACACGTTCCCGAACGAAGTGATAGTCGATTTCAAcgtgtttggtgcgagagtggaAGACCGGATTGGATGCTAAGTGCAGAGTGCtctgttaacccaagatatgtttccaagagggggggtgaattggaaatttaaactaatttcagaaatttaaaacttaatatgccaaattatgcaataaatcaaatttatcaagcaaaagcaaataatatggcaatcaaatagatatagcaaataattaaacttgtaatgtaaagagttgaaggttaagaaatcgcaaactctcgaattttacaaggttcggtagaactaagccacctacgtccttggtcttcaaagctaaggacctagctttgagttcaactatcgagccaagttagcgggcttgactaacccttacaaccgggaatttttcaccaaggtatttccaaacctcttacaatagttttccaccaccaaggactatcaacctctttttcggattgttgaagtgccaatctcactctaaccgggttgtttacaaaaccggtgccaacctcacctcaatctcaatatgggaatgtgtttgatattacaagcaaaaatcactctagaagtatgataatacaatgagaaacctagagtgattagcaagcacacttagaagaaataaatacaaattttggctcaagtgtgtgaatatgtgtttggatgagtaaactttgaaagctctttgaaatcaatggatttggtttggtatatgtaataaatgctcagccaacaaccaatttgaagtaaaagacgagtttatatagagtttgggaaaaaactagccgtttatagccgttagggatTAATTTgcgaagctgtctgccgcgaaccggaagtccggatgagggaaccggaattccggttggaagcaaccggaattccggttgcccatccggaattccggatggcaaacagagagcaaaatcagttttaagcctattttcccatttttcaattctttataacttttagctcgtttatccgatttcaaaaattccaattgcgttacgaccgtatcgggatgtattttcttaaaagtgaatttaggataattatttctcattttaaaaaatcaccattttttagtgcatgagtgagccaaattctatacttatgacttaaagtatacttgcaatcactttacaagactaagaaatgaagttaaacctttatcttgagtttcttgagtcttgaagtccaattcgggtcgtttccggaaaacttggtaaaatgaccattttgcccttggtcataattttgactttgaagtgctaattcactttagtttttgctacaaaatcaacaaatcattagtaacaaataataatcaaatatttgttaatcatcaaaacaaggagacttaagagtttgggtcaacatgCTCATATTGTCACAATGAAGAGTCGGTGGAGCTCGTAGAGGAAAACCAAGCTCAGCCATTAATGATTGAAGCCAAAATATTTCGGAAGCTCCATTAGCTAAGGCACGGTACTCGGACTCGGTGCTGGAACGGGAGACCACTTTTTGTTTGGCGGATGACCAAGAAATGAGATTGAGACTGAGGAACACACAGTAGGCGCTAGTGCTC
The genomic region above belongs to Humulus lupulus chromosome 1, drHumLupu1.1, whole genome shotgun sequence and contains:
- the LOC133801345 gene encoding leucine-rich repeat receptor protein kinase HPCA1-like, whose amino-acid sequence is MVQRALVFVLLALNQLLHVAGDTDPEDYNALLSLMRSWENLSMNWGGQDPCGENWQGVWCSGSRVTKIILPSMNLVGTLSDNIEQLSELRSLDLSYNKDLGGMLLPSIGNLKKLETLALIDCNFYGPIPDSIGNLQQLTFLALNSNKFSGWIPNSIGYLSNLRWLDLSENQLEGSIPVSNGTTPGLDKLVGAKHFHLGNNKLSGGIPSQLFNSNMTLQHVLLDSNKLTGAIPETIGLVQTLVVVRLDRNILLGAVPSNITNLINVTDLLLSNNKLSGSVPNLSSMKFLTYVDMSNNSFDTSAFPEWLLSLQSLTTIIMEGTQLQGPVPVSLFSLPNLETVVLRENQLNGALNLGARYSSQLKLVDMQNNQISEAPRVIEGNITLILTNNPVCPETGEADNYCLVPDPDTSYSVPPVKCKPILCSSGQVSSPRCSCAYPYRGTFIFRSISFSDLSNSSYLMALEEGLISTFESNKMPVGTVSVSDPTMDSLAYLNVTTEIFPSGEDRFNRTGITGIAFLLSNQIFKAPQMYGPYAFIGDNYDNYAVSLEQSKSSSRGIITGAAVAGFILLLCLVLAGFYAFRQKKRANRAIGNNPFAQWDTDKARGDVPQLKGAKWFSFEELKKYTNNFSEVNEIGSGGYGKVYRGSLQMGKLIAIKRAQKESVQGGPEFRTEIELLSRVHHKNLVSLVGFCFDQGEQLLVYEFVPNGTLRDALSGKSGIRLDWIKRLEISLGAARGIAYLHEFANPPIIHRDIKSTNILLDKHLTAKVADFGLSKIMGDCEKSHVSTQVKGTVGYLDPDYYMTQQLTEKSDVYSFGVVMLEIMTGRRPIEKGKYIVREVRMPMDKTKDLYNLHEILDQAIADFGIALKGLEKFVDLALRCVEDSGAERPTMGEVVKEIENIMQLAGVNPRTESTATSETYEDASMRHHPYNPEFFPYSADFPHPR